The uncultured Trichococcus sp. DNA segment CACGACAAAGCCATCTCGATCTTGACGAGCGTCAGTGAAGCGACTTCTTGGTTCGAACCGGAAATACTGGAGATTGCGGAGGATGAACTGGAGAAATACTTGGCAGAAAACGAGCAGTTGCAGCCGTATGCTCATCTGTTGGATAGCCTAACCTCTGCTCGTGAGCATGTCCTGACCGCCCGGGAAGAAGAGCTTTTGGCGGGGGCCGGGGAAATTTTTGCTGCGCCAAGCAAAACTTTCTCGGTTCTCAATAATGCTGACATCACCTTCCCGACAGTCAAGAACGAAGAGGGTCAAGATGTCCAACTGACTCATGGCCTGTATGGAAAATTGATGGAAAGCCCGGATCGGGAAGTGCGCGAAGGTGCCTTCAAGGCTCTCTACCAAACGTATGAGGGTCTGAAGAATACGTTTGCAACTACCTTGTCCACGAACGTGAAGGCGCACAATTACAAAGCCAAAGTGCATAAATATGAATCCGCCCGTGCAGCGGCCCTGGCGAACAATCACATTCCGGAAACGGTTTACGATACGTTGCTGCGTGTGGTCAACGAACATCTGCCACTGTTGCATCGCTATGTGGACTTGCGCAAGGAGCTGTTGGGTGTAGAGGAATTGCATATGTACGATATGTATACACCGTTGACAGGGGAGGCCCCGATCAAATACAGCATAGAGGCGGCGACGGAAGAAACCTTGAAAGGCCTTCAGCCGCTCGGGGAGGATTATCTGGCTATCCTCCAGGAAGCATTCGGCAACCGCTGGATCGACTGGCTTGAGAATGAAGGCAAACGCAGTGGAGCCTACTCTTCCGGCGCCTATGACACGAATCCGTATATCCTGATGAATTGGCAAGATTCATTGAATCAACTGTATACCTTGGTCCATGAATTGGGTCACAGTGTGCATAGCTATCTGACGAGAAAAAATCAGCCTTATGTGTACGGCGATTATTCGATCTTCCTGGCCGAAATCGCTTCGACAACGAACGAAAATATTTTGACTGATCATTTGCTGAAGACCCAAACCGATCCAAAGGTCCGCATCTATATTTTGAATCATTACTTGGATGGCTTTAAGGGAACGATCTTCCGCCAGACCCAATTTGCTGAATTTGAGCACTACATCCATCAGCAAGCCTTGGCAGGTGTTCCGTTGACGCAAGATTTCATGACTTCCTATTATGCAGAACTGAACGCCAAATATTATGGTCCGACCGTCGAAAAGGATCCTGAGATAGCGATCGAGTGGACCCGTATCCCGCATTTCTACTACAATTATTACGTTTACCAGTATGCTACCGGCTTTTCGGCTGCGACGGCATTGGCAAAACGGATTGTTGAGGGAGAAGAGGGCGCGTTGGAGCAGTACCTTTCCTATCTGAAAGCAGGAAACAGCGACTACCCGATTGAAGTGATGAAAAAAGCAGGCGTGGATATGACCCAGTCCGCTTACATCGAGGATGCCATGAAGGTGTTCGAGGAACGTCTGAATGAACTGGAACAATTGATTGCAGCTCAAAAGGCGTAGTCAAAAAGAGCACCTTTAATAAACTTATGCGTCATAAAAAAGCTTCGTGGTCCTCAATGGACCACGAAGCTTTTTACTTGAAATTAGAGTAGACTCTTTGATGTAAAATATGCATCACCATAGGTGTCTCATAGGTTTGTAAATTGTTTTATGCTTTCCAGAATGTTGGCTAGCTTCACGGGTTAGCCCTTCGGAAAGGATAAAGGAACCCCTTGTCTCTGCGAGCCAAGGATACTATTCGACTTGTCATGGTTCTTGTCATCTTGATGATTTAGAAACATGATACAACTGACCGATACGGTCACGTTGATTCCTATGTTTTGGAAGTCTCTTAGCATATTGCGCTCTACGATGCGTGGCACGATTTCCTGAATTTCTTTCAGGGCTGAATGAACCCGTTCAGCTTTTCCCATCAGTGTGTGATGCGTAGGTAGTTTTTTCCGATTGTCGTGATATTCGTTTTTTTCATGTTGGCACTCTTCTGTTCGCACGCAATCGAGCAATCTTTGATCACTTCATGAAGTACCTCGGCAGTGATGTTGTCCTCCAACAAAAGGCCGTATTGATAATTCAGATTATCGAAGATGACAAGCGACGGATTCGTTTTGATGTTCATCTCCTGGGCGATATGCTGGTCTGCTTCGTAGCTGCTTTTTACGAAAGGAGATTCTTTATCCTCAAAGAACATGTCGACATCCAGTTTGGCTTTGGCTGCCACTTCCGCCAACAATTCATTTGAGTAGGTGGTTTTGCCGTCCGCAAGTGATTTCTGCAGATGAAGCAAAAAGTTGCGGCCACGTTTTTTGCCTTGCATCAAAGCGGCCTTATACGCCAAAGAGGCATCATAGATTGAACTATATATTTGATTACGCAAGTTTAAATCTTTTTCCGGTAAATTTAATCGCTTCATATACTGGGTGACGGTATTAAAATTATGGAACGTTATGAAACGGAAGTGTACTTTAGGCCCATCCAACGAACTCATGAATTTCAGGACTTCCTGTTCCGTGCGGTAGCATCTGTAACCGATCGGGTTCACAAATAGATAAAGCTCAAAAATCTGTTGAGGAGAAGAGATAGAATCAGTTGTATTCTGTTTTGACCTATACATTATATTCCTCCCTCTTTCCTGTTTTGCTTACTTTTAGTTTACCAAAAAAAATCCTAAACAAGTAGCAATAAGGCTTTTCGAAGAGCTGACTTTTGAAGGCAGGTTATGGTTCTTCGATGCGACCTTCATTTTTTCTTGTTCAGTATCATCTGATTTATTGTCAAGGTGTATTTTACGAGACAATTCCCAAATTTGCAACTAAATCGACTGATTTTTTGATCTTGTATGGTTTGAAACCCAATTCATATAGATGAAATTCACGTTTTTGTCTGGTTTTTCGGAAGGAAATAAGCAAAAGACCCATTCTCCGCCTGGTTTTCCGGAGAATGGGTCTGTCTGTATAGGCCGTTGTCGGTTACCGTCTATTGGTGTGCCGTCGAATTTGGGTAGGCAAGCATGCGTTCGATCTTTTGTTTCGCTTTGCGCACTTTGATGCCGTGATTCTTCAGAAAAATTTGGAACGCGAGAGCCCCTTCTTCCAGAGACTCGGACTCGAATTCCAATTCGTAATCCATCTGATCCTGGTAGAAGCTTTTATCCAAGAAGTAGGTGCCTTTGTCCCCGGGAAAATCATAGCGGATGGTTGAGAGCTGGCCGATGATCACAAGGTCTTCTGTCGTGATGCCCAACTCCTTCAGTTTATCGGCTACATTTCCCGAGGCCTCCATCCGGTGGGAGTCGACCAATGCTTTTGCCTCATCGAGGGTCAGAGCATCGTTCGTTTCCAATTTTTCATTTTCCTGAATAGGCGTCTTGAGTGTGATTTCACCTTTATCTTCATACATACGGATGCGCAGCCCGCTGTTCAGATTCTTCAGTTTATAATCAGGGGTATCGAAATAGACGTTTG contains these protein-coding regions:
- the pepF gene encoding oligoendopeptidase F; amino-acid sequence: MTNTQKRLKRADVPETSTWDLTAIFATDEAFEKALDELAGAVPFVRALQGTIGSSSQALLKGIEEVLKINQKLERVYVYSHLKNDQDTADNLYQNLHDKAISILTSVSEATSWFEPEILEIAEDELEKYLAENEQLQPYAHLLDSLTSAREHVLTAREEELLAGAGEIFAAPSKTFSVLNNADITFPTVKNEEGQDVQLTHGLYGKLMESPDREVREGAFKALYQTYEGLKNTFATTLSTNVKAHNYKAKVHKYESARAAALANNHIPETVYDTLLRVVNEHLPLLHRYVDLRKELLGVEELHMYDMYTPLTGEAPIKYSIEAATEETLKGLQPLGEDYLAILQEAFGNRWIDWLENEGKRSGAYSSGAYDTNPYILMNWQDSLNQLYTLVHELGHSVHSYLTRKNQPYVYGDYSIFLAEIASTTNENILTDHLLKTQTDPKVRIYILNHYLDGFKGTIFRQTQFAEFEHYIHQQALAGVPLTQDFMTSYYAELNAKYYGPTVEKDPEIAIEWTRIPHFYYNYYVYQYATGFSAATALAKRIVEGEEGALEQYLSYLKAGNSDYPIEVMKKAGVDMTQSAYIEDAMKVFEERLNELEQLIAAQKA
- a CDS encoding DsbA family protein is translated as MYRSKQNTTDSISSPQQIFELYLFVNPIGYRCYRTEQEVLKFMSSLDGPKVHFRFITFHNFNTVTQYMKRLNLPEKDLNLRNQIYSSIYDASLAYKAALMQGKKRGRNFLLHLQKSLADGKTTYSNELLAEVAAKAKLDVDMFFEDKESPFVKSSYEADQHIAQEMNIKTNPSLVIFDNLNYQYGLLLEDNITAEVLHEVIKDCSIACEQKSANMKKTNITTIGKNYLRITH
- a CDS encoding CYTH domain-containing protein, translating into MSQNIEKEFKNLLNKEEYEALIAAFNLDETEPIKQTNVYFDTPDYKLKNLNSGLRIRMYEDKGEITLKTPIQENEKLETNDALTLDEAKALVDSHRMEASGNVADKLKELGITTEDLVIIGQLSTIRYDFPGDKGTYFLDKSFYQDQMDYELEFESESLEEGALAFQIFLKNHGIKVRKAKQKIERMLAYPNSTAHQ